One Rhizoctonia solani chromosome 3, complete sequence genomic region harbors:
- a CDS encoding Retrotransposable element Tf2 protein: protein MATRSRTASRAQSPFDQGYMEPALPPTTSVKYGKVSLEQVTRLLLGLVGQVKCLEQEIAKIKEAGIKTRTNVENISQTVNVVKDGLRSLQSHGPCTPEGPQAKAVEETPRPLPKTKPIGLASGGPFWTEAPKVLPSLAQPTPRRVAPPQVPSPLTSPRLQSPIGAPAPLPPAPAAHYPAPVKVDHPDAYTGKIGSKAKQWLTRMLAWTRLNLRMFPTNQEVLSFLLMNMKDSAGAWAHPHLDQLGSHRAIIQTVKGFKMEFLAAFGNPDATRAAEQKITTLTHRQIATRKHHPRTLLELQNAALVIDNALREERASHPPKDSKSSRPTNPARGTGTGQSNTGSKKLSDNPNFVSEEEQNCRRAAGACIKCSKMGHKFAECRTGWKATPIEDKGKAKETAKVGKDSKYQLGKEISLLFTISIKPEKQADHLEVLIDSGATSLFLHPRTAEALRLPLIDLPTPRTVTMLNGLSPQAGKIWKKAILTFSFDGKQMTETFLICNTGSHAAILGLKWLDAHNPEIDWNLRTLSFPHTPPEQVTIAKEEEANKDPLEGVPPEYHQYAKVFGEEEFNKLPPHWHYDIGIKLTEEGPLNLPLYSMTDAESSTLKDWLRDELKAGKIRPSKSSISSPVMFVPKKDGSCCLVVDYCRLNNRTKKNVYPLPRPDNLMAQLRGAKVFTKLDLRWGYNNVRVKEGDKWKTAFQTKYGLYKSLVMTFGLTNAPAAFQHFMNKLFKDLLDVCVIIYLDDILIYSKDDALHTQHVHEVLRQLMENQLFCKASKCTFHVTSVEYLGIIVSDKGFSLDKLKIQAVQDWPVPTKVKEVQLFLGFANFLCCFVANFSHMARPLHNLVKKDTLWKWDTREQEAFQGLKDAITNALVLCHADPSKPYFLETDASGAALGSILSQRQEDGRLHPLGFLLESFKGAKQNYDTHNKELLAIICSFKYWRIFLEGTPQPITVFTDRCNLEYWKESWTFNQRHAQWHLLLARYNFQIVYRPGKQSGKPDALSRRADHADIPPADQTMLPDPVFANIALVTPKKELQRQIKASLDQDESLEEILQFLQNESKAPPSIKRAFKDYEMEAGLLFYQGQIVVPDVGTLRTDLLRIFHNSPLAGHPGRQRTLELVSRTYYWPGIRANTYWHVDSCEICQRIWKPKYASIPPQPLELPSRPWQHVSYNMIVDLPKDGNCDSILVIVDSFTKYVILVECSKKLKAPELADLFLCHVWKRYGMPEKTISDCGRVFNNKFLKALYQRLGIDPHFSLAYHPQSDGQTERVNPMVKHFLRAYSGINQKDWVKWLPMAEFAYNNAVHSSTGKSPFKALYGWEPSLTPSNVSTDVPEADNLATQMEEQWREIEAALRQSKTRMVAGEVGEPLEFEIGEEAWLDAKNVKLKTLSPKLTKQRLGPFKVTKKISNRAYRLELPPTMRIHNVFYVGLLSKVKRDKKRNFENWPPPVTVDGEEEYKVEGITDMEERNGKWFFRVKWKGYGSEENTWEPRENLKNAKKILEKFEKEMKKKALGAAKALRGGAVS, encoded by the exons ATGGCTACCCGCTCCAGGACAGCCTCTCGAGCCCAATCCCCCTTTGATCAGGGATACATGGAACCTGCACTTCCGCCAACCACCTCTGTCAAATATGGCAAGGTATCCCTTGAACAAGTCACAcggctcctccttggccttgttggccaagtcaaatgcCTTGAGCAAGAAATTGCCAAGATCAAGGAAGCCGGAATCAAGACCCGGACAAACGTTGAGAACATCTCCCAAACcgtcaatgttgtcaaggatgggctcaGGTCCCTTCAATCCCATGGTCCCTGCACACCTGAAGGACCCCAAGCCAAGGctgtggaagaaacgccacgccccctaccaaaaaccaagcctattggattggctaGTGGGGGCCCCTTCTGGACAGAAGCGCCCAAGGTCCTCCCCAGTTTGGCCcagccaaccccaagaagagttgctcccccgcaagtcccatctccccttacatctccgcgtctccaatccccaattggagcacctgcccctctccctccggctccagcagcccactaccccgctccggtcaaggttgaccaccctgatgcctacacaggcaaaataggaaGCAAGGCAAAGCAATGGCTGACCaggatgctggcctggacccgccttaacttgcggatgttcccaaccaatcaggaggttctatccttcctcctgatgaacatgaaggactccgCCGGGGCATGggcccatccacaccttgaccagcttggatcacaccggGCTATCATTCAAACGGTCAAGGGTTTCAAGATggaattcctggcagcatttggcaaccctgacgccacaagggccgctgaGCAGAAGATAaccaccctcaccca CCGTCAAATTGCAACCCGCAAACACCATCCCCGTACCCTCCtagagctgcaaaacgcagcacttgtcattgataacgccctccgtgaggagcgtgctagccatccgccaaaggatagtaagtctagcagaccaactaaccccgcaagggggacggGTACCGGCCAGTCAAACACTGGTTCTAAGAAGCTCTCCGACAACCCAAACTTTGTgtcggaagaagaacaaaactgCCGCCGCGCTgccggcgcttgcatcaAGTGCAGTaaaatgggtcacaagtttgcagaatgccgcacgggctggaaggctacccctattgaggataaggggaaagccaaggaaaccgccaaggttggcaaagactccaagtaccaattgggaaaaga AATCTCCCTGCTCTTCACCATTTCAAtcaagccagagaaacaagcggaccacttagaagtcctgatagattcaggcgccacatcattGTTCCTACACCCACGCACTGCTGAGGCATTACGCCTACCACTCATAGACCTCCCTACACCCCgcactgttactatgctcaatgggttgagcccccaggctggcaaaatctggaaaaaggccatactgaccttttcctttgatggcaaacaaatgacaGAGACTTTCCTAATCTGTAACACAGGATCTCACGCTGCCATCCTAGGACTGAAGTGGTTAGACGCCCACAATccggagattgattggaatctGCGCACTCTCTCTTTCCCTCACACCCCACCGGAACAAGTaaccattgccaaagaggaggaagccaacAAAGACCCTctagaaggagtaccccctgaATACCATCAGtatgctaaggtatttggggaggaagaattcaataaactcCCTCCGCACTGGCATTACGACATTGGAATCAAACTTACGGAAGAAGGACCCCTCAACTTGCCTCTTTATAGTATGACTGATGCTGAGTCCTCTacgctcaaggactggcttagggatgaactcaaggcggGCAAAATACGCCCTAGCAAGTCTTCCATCAGCTCCCCCGTAATGTTTGTCCctaaaaaggatggttcctgttgtttggttgttgactattGCCGCTTGAAtaaccggacaaaaaagaacgtttacccgctaccccgtcctgacaaccttatggcccagctgcgcggcgccaaggtattcaccaaactagacctaagatggggttataacaacgtccgtgtcaaagaaggtgacaaatggaaaaccgccttCCAAACAAAGTACGGCCTTTACAAGTCCCTGGTAATGACTTTTGGTTTAACAAATGCCCCCGCtgccttccagcacttcatgaacaagctaTTCAAGGAtctactggatgtatgcgtcatcatttaccttgatgacatcctgatatactctaaggatgacgcattgCATacacaacacgttcatgaggttCTGAGGCAACTAATGGAAaatcaactgttctgcaaggcatccaagtgcacgttccacgtcacctctgtggaatacctagggATCATTGTCTCAGATAAaggttttagcctggataagctcaaaatccaggcggtacaagaCTGGCCGGTACCTActaaggttaaagaagtccaattgtttctgggatttgccaactttctttgttgttttgttgccaactttagccacatggctaggccgctACATAACCTAGTGAAAAAAGACACACTGTGGAAGTGGGACACcagggaacaagaagccttccaaggattaaaggatgccatcaccaatgcccTGGTCCTTTGTCACGCTGATCCCTCTAAACCTTATTTtttggaaacagacgcctcTGGTGCAGCCTTGggatccatactcagccaacgccaagaagaCGGACGCCTGCACCCATTGGGTTTCTTATTGGAGTCATTCAAGGGGGCCAAACAAAACTATGACACgcacaacaaggagcttctAGCCATCATTTGCTCCTTCaagtactggcgcatcttcttggaaggaacaccACAACCAATCACTGTGTTCACGGACCGTTgtaacctggaatattggaaagaatcctggacattcaaccaacgccatgcacaatggcatttACTACTTGCCAGATACAATTTCCAGATAGTCTaccgcccagggaaacagtcagggaaacctGATGCCCTCTCACGACGTGCTGATCATGCTGATATTCCACCTGCGgatcaaaccatgctcccggaccccgtatttgccaacattgCCCTAGTgactcccaaaaaagagctacaacgccagatcaaGGCTTCTCTAGACCAGGATGAATCCTTGGAAGAAATCTTACAGTTCCTACAAaatgagtccaaggcaccaccctccattaaacgcgcattcaaggattatgaaatggaggctggcctattgttttaccaaggacaaattgtagtaCCGGATGTAGGGACCTTAAGGACGGATTTGCTCAGGATCTTCCACAATAGTCCATTGGCGGGCCATCCAGGCAGACAAAGGACTCTAGAGTTAGTATCCAGGacttactactggcctggcatccgtgccaacacatactggcacgttgaCTCATGTGAAATCTGCCAACGGATTTGGAAACCCAAATACGCGTCAatcccacctcagcctctagaactcccatcacgcccgtggcaacatgtgtcatacaacatgatagtagacctgcccaAAGACGGAAATTGTGATtctatcctggtcattgtggatagttttACTAAGTACGTGATCCTAGTAGAgtgctccaagaagctcaaggccccggagttagcagacctattcctatgccatgtatggaaacgctatggcatgcctgagaagacaaTATCAGACTGCGGACGGGTttttaataacaaattcctgaaggcgctgtaccaacgcctgggaatagacccccacttctctttggcCTATCATCCTCAAAGCGACGGGCAAACAGAACGTGTGAATCCTATGGTCAAACACTTTTTACGGGCATACTCAGGGAtaaaccagaaagactgggtcaagtggttaccaatggcggaatttgcctacaacaacgcggtacacagctcaacaggcaaatcccccttTAAGGCACTATACGGCTGGGAACCTTCCTTGACTCCAAGTAACGTCTCAACAGacgtccctgaggcagacaacctggcaacccagatggaagaacaatggcgggaaatagaggcagcactccggcaatcaaagacacgtatggtagccggagaagtaggagaaccacttgaatttgaaattggggaagaagcctggctagacgcaaaaaatgtgaagctaaagaccctTAGTCCAAAGCTAAccaaacaacgcctaggccccttcaaagtaaccaagaaaatctccaacagagcgtaccgcctagaacttcCGCCcacaatgagaatccacaacgtTTTTTACGTGGGGCTTCTGTcaaaggtcaaaagggacaaaaagcgcaacTTTGAGAACTGGCCACCACCTGTtaccgtggatggagaagaagaatacaaggttgaggggatcacagacatggaagaaaggaacgggaagtggtttttcagggtaaaatggaaaggctacggatcagaagagaatacctgggaaccaagggagaacctcaaaaacgccaaaaaaatcctagaaaaatttgaaaaagaaatgaaaaagaaggcccttggcgctgccaaggcccttagagggggggcagtgtcatag
- a CDS encoding Retrotransposable element Tf2 protein — protein MRIHDVFYVGLLSKVKQDKKRAFENQPPPVTIDGEEEYKVEGITDMEERNREWFFRVKWKGYGSEENTWEPRENLKNAEKILKNFEKEMKKKALGAAKALKGGAVL, from the coding sequence ATGAGGATCCATGACGTCTTCTACGTGGGGTTATTGTCCAAGGTGAAACAAGACAAGAAACGGGCGTTTGAAAACCAACCGCCACCAGTTACCATagacggagaagaagaatacaaggtggaggGAATAACGGATATGGAAGAGAGAAACAGGGAATGGTTTTtcagggtcaaatggaaaggttacggatcagaggagaatacctgggaaccaagggaaaacctcaagaacgcggaaaaaatcctgaaaaaTTTCGAAAAggagatgaagaagaaggcccttggcgctgccaaggcccttaaagggggggcagtgttgtag
- a CDS encoding Retrotransposable element Tf2 protein, whose product MLPAEVFANTSEEEVEIVTEICSKLREDPSLEPIIQFLTEDADNAPPSIWKAYRNYNWEEDLLWYRGKLVVPDSETLKEQLLKEFHNSLLAGHLGQQRTLELLSCNYWWPGMKSSAKEWVECCPTCQANRQAHGPVIALKPLEVPPYPFQTISYDFITGFPKSNGHNAILVVIDSFSKFGHFIPTTKKVTSKGLAELFISHVWKLHGLPVRTISDRGTTFTGKFLRALYQRLGVKPSFSSAYHPESDGQTERVNQFIEFYLRSYVAADHLDWAAWLPLAEYAYNNARHSATGKTPFELVYRQNPVMNPSNIPANVPEANHVADTLAQEWKEAEAALRMSKEKMTGNKGIIPEYSIGDKVWLDGKNVELRTNSNRLDPRRLGPFKITEKISSHAYRLKLPETLKIHNVFYVGLLSKAHKSPSQPFPERPPPETIEGEEEYKVEQIINSKCQQGKWFYLVKWKGYGPEDNSWEPEELLELLWI is encoded by the coding sequence ATGTTaccagcagaagtctttgccaatacctcagaggaagaagttgaAATAGTCACAGAAATTTGCTCCAAACTCAGAGAGGACCCAtccctggaacccatcatccaattcctcacagaagatgcggacaatgcacctccctccatttggaaagcttacagaaactacaattgggaagaggacctgcTATGGTACCGTGGGAAGCTAGTTGTCCCAGATTCAGAAACCTTGAAAGAACAACTTCTGAAGGAATTTCACAACTCCCTGCTAGCGGGCCATCTGGGCCAACAGAGAACCCTTGAACTTCTAAGttgcaactactggtggccaggcatgaaatcatccgccaaagaatgggtagaatgttgccccacATGCCAGGCCAACCGCCAAGCTCACGGCCCGGTCATTGCCCTCAAACCactggaagttcccccctatCCGTTCCAGACCATTTCCTATGACTttatcacaggattcccaaAGTCAAACGGTCACAATGCAATCTtggtagtcattgactcATTCTCAAAATTTGGGCATTTCATTCCAACTACCAAGAAAGTTACATCTAAGGGTCTAGCGGAATTATTCATCtcacatgtgtggaaactccatgggttACCAGTCAGAACAATATCAGACAGAGGGACTAcgttcacaggaaaattcctaagggcgctctaccaacgccttggggtgaaaccatccttctcatcagcctaccacccagagTCAGACGGGCAAACAGAGAGGgtaaaccagttcattgagttctacttAAGGTCATATGTTGCGGCAGACCACTTGGACTGGGCCGCCTGGTTACCATTAGCGGAAtatgcctacaacaatgcaagACACTCCGCCActggaaaaaccccctttgagttGGTATACAGACAAAACCCTGTCATGAACCCGTCCAACATTCCAGcaaacgtaccagaagccaACCATGTGGCAGATACCCTtgcacaagaatggaaagaagcagaGGCAGCTCTCAGGATGAGTAAGGAAAAAATGACTGGAAACAAGGGGATAATACCGGAATACTCAATTGGTGATAAGGTCTGGTTAGacggaaaaaacgtggagCTTAGAACAAACTCCAACAGACTAGACCCCAGGAGACTAGGACCATTCAAAATCACagagaaaatctccagtcaTGCGTACCGCCTGAAACTCCCAGAGACCCTGAagatccacaatgtattctatgtaggattACTGTCCAAGGCACACAAATCTccaagccaaccattccCTGAAAggccccctcctgaaacaatagaaggggaagaagagtacaaagttgaacaaatTATTAACTCTAAATGCCaacaagggaaatggttctatttggtcaaatggaaggggtacggcccagaagacaactcatgggagccggaagaactgttggaactgttatggatatga
- a CDS encoding Retrovirus-related Pol polyprotein from transposon TNT 1-94, translated as MRTNPSAVTTQSIQAINALTPSSGDGIQTCSWNPNAPAISLARERGGVKISIDDTTPSELKDICYNLLNYTIGFA; from the exons ATGCGCACCAACCCTAGCGCTGTTACTACTCAGTCAATTCAAGCAATTAATGCACTCACCCCCAGTAGTGGAGATGGAATCCAAACCTGTAGTTGGAATCCTAATGCCCCTGCCATCTCTCTTGCAAGAGAAAGAGGCGGAGTCAAGATCTCCATTGATGACACCACCCCATCTG AACTCAAGGATatctgttacaacctccttaattataccattggatttgcctga